Proteins found in one Oncorhynchus gorbuscha isolate QuinsamMale2020 ecotype Even-year linkage group LG15, OgorEven_v1.0, whole genome shotgun sequence genomic segment:
- the soat1 gene encoding sterol O-acyltransferase 1 isoform X1, whose amino-acid sequence MNIESNRLTRGFHFKTQLSEGMESGDDSVLRCRSALPKMPTISNLDGIGGEGSNGENPCNGEIHSNGKMEVERLISKKLQLKRKAEHLKFDLMRQFDSQVLEFMDSLIEESASLEPAPVPAVFSPPLSDKERSKLRHLQGSSQGKQFVFRRSLLDELFEVNHIRTIYHMFIALLILFILSTLVVDFIDEGRLVLDFDLLVYVFGQFPLVVITWICMFLSVLVVPYSLFHTWASHYHESHHGTLWSLLLGALFLLYQGLGLGFLPTFVVVKNSFPPASCFIIILEQVRLMMKAHSYIRENVPKVLALEKDKSSSSPVSPLIPQLSHYIYFLFAPTLIYRDKYPRNPIIRWSYVASKLLQVLGCLFYAYYVFVRLCIPQFRSISQQLFDLRAMVLCVFNSILPGVLVLFLAFFAFLHCWLNAFAEMLRFADRMFYKDWWNSTSFANYYRTWNVVVHDWLYYYVYCDFLWMSKKRFRAAGMLLVFTMSAVVHEYILAICFGFFYPVLFCLFMCFGMMFNFILHDRRKGPIWNVIMWTALFLGQGVIICLYSQEWYAQRYCPLQEPSFLELLKPRSWSCHLQTNPAVDS is encoded by the exons atgaacattGAAAGTAACAGATTAACACGGGGGTTTCATTTCAAGACACAGCTCAGTGAAGG GATGGAGAGTGGGGATGACAGTGTCCTGCGTTGCCGCAGCGCTTTACCTAAAATGCCCACCATTTCAAACCTGGATGGTATAGGTGGAGAGGGCAGCAATGGAGAGAACCCTTGCAATGGAGAGATCCACAGCAATG GAAAAATGGAAGTGGAGCGACTCATCAGCAAGAAACTACAACTGAAGAGGAAAGCAGAG CACTTGAAGTTTGACCTGATGAGGCAGTTTGACTCCCAGGTGTTGGAGTTCATGGACAGTCTGATAGAGGAATCGGCCAGCCTGGAGCCTGCTCCTGTCCCTGctgtcttctcccctcctctgtccGATAAAGAGAGGAGTAAGCTCAG GCATCTCCAAGGGTCATCCCAAGGCAAACAGTTTGTGTTCCGGAGGTCCTTGTTAGA TGAGCTGTTTGAAGTGAACCACATCCGGACCATCTACCACATGTTCATTGCCCTGCTGATCCTCTTCATCCTCAGCACCCTGGTGGTTGACTTCATCGATGAAGGCAG ATTGGTGCTGGACTTTGACCTGCTGGTCTATGTATTTGGACAGTTCCCCCTGGTGGTGATTACCTGGATCTGCATGTTCCTTTCAGTGCTGGTGGTGCCCTACAGCCTGTTCCACACCTGGGCCTCTCACTACCATGAGTCCCACCATGGGACCCTGTGGTCTCTTCTACTGGGTGCTCTCTTCCTGCTCTACCAGGGCCTGGGCCTAGGCTTCCTGCCTACCTTTGTGGTGGTGAAGAACAGCTTTCCCCCTGCTTCCTGCTTCATCATCATCCTGGAACAG GTGCGCTTGATGATGAAGGCACACTCTTATATCAGGGAGAATGTCCCCAAAGTTCTGGCTTTGGAAAAAGACAAATCCA GCTCCTCCCCAGTCTCTCCACTCATCCCACAGCTGAGCCACTATATCTACTTCCTCTTTGCTCCCACCCTTATTTACAGAGATAAATATCCCAG GAATCCCATCATCAGGTGGAGTTATGTGGCCTCTAAGTTATTACAG GTTCTAGGATGTCTCTTCTATGCCTACTATGTGTTTGTGCGCCTTTGCATCCCACAGTTCCGCAGCATCAGCCAGCAACTGTTTGACCTGCGGGCCATGGTCCTGTGTGTGTTCAACTCTATCCTGCCAG gagttCTGGTTCTTTTCTtggccttttttgccttcctgCACTGCTGGCTCAATGCCTTTGCTGAGATGCTGCGGTTTGCTGACAGGATGTTTTACAAG GATTGGTGGAACTCCACATcctttgccaattactaccgcaCCTGGAATGTGGTGGTACACGACTGGCTGTATTACTATGTGTATTGTGACTTCCTATGG ATGTCGAAGAAGAGATTTCGGGCGGCAGGCATGTTATTGGTCTTCACTATGTCTGCAGTAGTGCATGAGTACATCTTGGCGATCTGCTTCGGCTTCTTCTACccagtcctcttctgcctcttcaTGTGTTTCGGAA TGATGTTTAACTTCATTCTTCATGACCGGAGAAAAGGCCCAATTTGGAACGTGATCATGTGGACTGCTCTGTTCCTCGGTCAGGGGGTCATCATCTGCCTCTACTCCCAGGAGTGGTATGCACAGCGCTACTGCCCCCTTCAGGAG CCCTCTTTCCTAGAGCTGCTGAAGCCGCGTTCCTGGAGCTGTCACCTCCAGACCAACCCAGCAGTTGACTCTTGA
- the soat1 gene encoding sterol O-acyltransferase 1 isoform X2, with amino-acid sequence MPTISNLDGMGGEGSNGENPCNGEIHSNGKMEVERLISKKLQLKRKAEHLKFDLMRQFDSQVLEFMDSLIEESASLEPAPVPAVFSPPLSDKERSKLRHLQGSSQGKQFVFRRSLLDELFEVNHIRTIYHMFIALLILFILSTLVVDFIDEGRLVLDFDLLVYVFGQFPLVVITWICMFLSVLVVPYSLFHTWASHYHESHHGTLWSLLLGALFLLYQGLGLGFLPTFVVVKNSFPPASCFIIILEQVRLMMKAHSYIRENVPKVLALEKDKSSSSPVSPLIPQLSHYIYFLFAPTLIYRDKYPRNPIIRWSYVASKLLQVLGCLFYAYYVFVRLCIPQFRSISQQLFDLRAMVLCVFNSILPGVLVLFLAFFAFLHCWLNAFAEMLRFADRMFYKDWWNSTSFANYYRTWNVVVHDWLYYYVYCDFLWMSKKRFRAAGMLLVFTMSAVVHEYILAICFGFFYPVLFCLFMCFGMMFNFILHDRRKGPIWNVIMWTALFLGQGVIICLYSQEWYAQRYCPLQEPSFLELLKPRSWSCHLQTNPAVDS; translated from the exons ATGCCCACCATTTCAAACCTGGATGGTATGGGTGGAGAGGGCAGCAATGGAGAGAACCCTTGCAATGGAGAGATCCACAGTAATG GAAAAATGGAAGTGGAGCGACTCATCAGCAAGAAACTACAACTGAAGAGGAAAGCAGAG CACTTGAAGTTTGACCTGATGAGGCAGTTTGACTCCCAGGTGTTGGAGTTCATGGACAGTCTGATAGAGGAATCGGCCAGCCTGGAGCCTGCTCCTGTCCCTGctgtcttctcccctcctctgtccGATAAAGAGAGGAGTAAGCTCAG GCATCTCCAAGGGTCATCCCAAGGCAAACAGTTTGTGTTCCGGAGGTCCTTGTTAGA TGAGCTGTTTGAAGTGAACCACATCCGGACCATCTACCACATGTTCATTGCCCTGCTGATCCTCTTCATCCTCAGCACCCTGGTGGTTGACTTCATCGATGAAGGCAG ATTGGTGCTGGACTTTGACCTGCTGGTCTATGTATTTGGACAGTTCCCCCTGGTGGTGATTACCTGGATCTGCATGTTCCTTTCAGTGCTGGTGGTGCCCTACAGCCTGTTCCACACCTGGGCCTCTCACTACCATGAGTCCCACCATGGGACCCTGTGGTCTCTTCTACTGGGTGCTCTCTTCCTGCTCTACCAGGGCCTGGGCCTAGGCTTCCTGCCTACCTTTGTGGTGGTGAAGAACAGCTTTCCCCCTGCTTCCTGCTTCATCATCATCCTGGAACAG GTGCGCTTGATGATGAAGGCACACTCTTATATCAGGGAGAATGTCCCCAAAGTTCTGGCTTTGGAAAAAGACAAATCCA GCTCCTCCCCAGTCTCTCCACTCATCCCACAGCTGAGCCACTATATCTACTTCCTCTTTGCTCCCACCCTTATTTACAGAGATAAATATCCCAG GAATCCCATCATCAGGTGGAGTTATGTGGCCTCTAAGTTATTACAG GTTCTAGGATGTCTCTTCTATGCCTACTATGTGTTTGTGCGCCTTTGCATCCCACAGTTCCGCAGCATCAGCCAGCAACTGTTTGACCTGCGGGCCATGGTCCTGTGTGTGTTCAACTCTATCCTGCCAG gagttCTGGTTCTTTTCTtggccttttttgccttcctgCACTGCTGGCTCAATGCCTTTGCTGAGATGCTGCGGTTTGCTGACAGGATGTTTTACAAG GATTGGTGGAACTCCACATcctttgccaattactaccgcaCCTGGAATGTGGTGGTACACGACTGGCTGTATTACTATGTGTATTGTGACTTCCTATGG ATGTCGAAGAAGAGATTTCGGGCGGCAGGCATGTTATTGGTCTTCACTATGTCTGCAGTAGTGCATGAGTACATCTTGGCGATCTGCTTCGGCTTCTTCTACccagtcctcttctgcctcttcaTGTGTTTCGGAA TGATGTTTAACTTCATTCTTCATGACCGGAGAAAAGGCCCAATTTGGAACGTGATCATGTGGACTGCTCTGTTCCTCGGTCAGGGGGTCATCATCTGCCTCTACTCCCAGGAGTGGTATGCACAGCGCTACTGCCCCCTTCAGGAG CCCTCTTTCCTAGAGCTGCTGAAGCCGCGTTCCTGGAGCTGTCACCTCCAGACCAACCCAGCAGTTGACTCTTGA